One part of the Streptomyces nigra genome encodes these proteins:
- a CDS encoding DUF742 domain-containing protein, protein MSADGQGRSHWFDDEAGPVVRPYAMTRGRTTSAAQHRLDLIAVVITEPHTGDPESDASLSPEHVEIVGLCREAPQSVAELSAELDLPVGVVRVLVGDLVDAEFVHVNRPVPPAEMVDESILRDVIDGLRAL, encoded by the coding sequence ATGAGCGCTGACGGTCAGGGAAGAAGCCACTGGTTCGACGACGAGGCCGGACCGGTCGTCCGCCCCTACGCGATGACACGCGGCCGCACCACGAGTGCGGCCCAGCACCGCCTCGACCTGATCGCGGTCGTCATCACGGAACCGCACACGGGCGACCCGGAATCCGACGCGTCGCTCTCCCCGGAACACGTGGAGATCGTCGGACTGTGCCGTGAGGCCCCGCAGTCCGTCGCCGAGCTCTCCGCCGAGCTCGACCTGCCCGTCGGCGTGGTGCGGGTCCTCGTCGGCGACCTCGTGGACGCGGAATTCGTCCATGTGAACCGCCCCGTACCACCGGCCGAGATGGTCGACGAGAGTATTCTGCGCGACGTGATCGACGGCCTGCGGGCGCTGTGA